A single window of Vibrio gazogenes DNA harbors:
- a CDS encoding flagellin, giving the protein MAITVNTNISALLAQHYVNQANSAWVQAMERLSSGYRINHARDDAAGLQISNRLGTQMSGLDVAVRNANDGISIMQTAEGAMQESTSLLQRMRDLALQSANGSNSQADRQALQEEYVALNDELNRIAETTSFGGRKLLNGTFGTSSFQIGASAGEAVQLSFSNMRTDTLDMGGFSYLAQKVPPSNWRVQSDQNQLTMRFKDAQGGDQQIDIEAKAGDDIEQLATYINGQTDQVSASVNEQGQLQIFMAGKETAGTIDFSGSLASELQIGVMGYESVNDINITQVGGAQRAVSVLDTALSFVDKNRAELGAFQNRFGHAIQNLDNIHENLAASRSRIRDTDYAREATQSMKQQILQRVSMSILAQAKRQPNVALYLLR; this is encoded by the coding sequence ATGGCAATTACAGTCAATACCAATATATCGGCATTGCTGGCTCAGCATTATGTTAATCAGGCAAACAGTGCCTGGGTACAAGCGATGGAGCGTTTATCTTCTGGTTACCGGATCAATCATGCAAGAGATGATGCGGCCGGTTTGCAGATATCAAACCGCTTGGGGACACAAATGAGCGGGTTGGATGTTGCGGTGAGGAATGCAAACGATGGTATTTCAATCATGCAGACCGCAGAAGGCGCGATGCAGGAAAGTACATCACTCTTGCAGCGAATGCGTGATCTGGCCCTACAGTCAGCCAATGGTTCGAATTCCCAAGCGGATCGGCAGGCCTTGCAAGAAGAATATGTTGCCCTGAATGATGAGTTGAACCGCATTGCGGAGACTACCTCTTTCGGGGGCAGAAAGTTATTGAACGGGACTTTTGGCACTTCATCTTTTCAGATCGGTGCGAGTGCCGGAGAAGCGGTACAACTTTCATTCAGTAACATGCGTACCGATACGCTCGATATGGGCGGATTTAGCTATCTTGCCCAGAAGGTGCCCCCATCAAATTGGCGTGTCCAGTCAGATCAGAACCAGCTCACCATGCGTTTTAAAGATGCGCAAGGGGGCGATCAACAGATTGATATTGAAGCCAAAGCCGGGGATGATATTGAACAGTTAGCAACCTATATCAATGGCCAGACGGATCAAGTCTCTGCCTCGGTAAATGAGCAGGGGCAACTACAGATATTTATGGCCGGCAAAGAGACCGCTGGCACGATTGATTTCAGTGGCTCGCTTGCCAGTGAGCTACAAATCGGTGTGATGGGGTATGAATCGGTTAATGATATCAATATCACTCAGGTCGGTGGTGCACAAAGGGCGGTTTCCGTCTTAGATACCGCGTTATCGTTTGTCGATAAAAATCGGGCTGAACTGGGCGCATTTCAGAATCGTTTCGGACATGCCATCCAGAACTTGGACAATATTCATGAGAACTTAGCTGCTTCCAGAAGCCGTATCCGGGATACAGATTATGCCCGGGAAGCAACTCAAAGTATGAAGCAACAGATTTTGCAGCGAGTCAGTATGTCAATTTTGGCACAAGCCAAAAGGCAGCCGAATGTCGCCTTATACTTATTAAGATGA
- a CDS encoding Dyp-type peroxidase, which yields MSHPQTAILPEPGPFALYAIFKVKQEAASVLRQLQSLPDLVETLNASQPGADLSLSIAFSHSFWKQFDAALPPELVDFTPLGQGDIHAPATDVDFLIHVHGQRHDLLFYILRQLMNGISEWVDIIDETYGYRYLDARDMTGFIDGTENPKDQRRQEVALIHDGEFAGGSYVMMQRFVHQLPAWERLNIAAQEKVIGRTKDDSVELDDVPAASHVGRVDLKENGQGLKILRHSLPYGTVSGDHGLLFIAYCQTLHNFQVMLESMYGERDGKTDQMLRFTQAVTGAYLFAPSAAMLQSLSMR from the coding sequence ATGTCTCATCCTCAAACTGCAATTTTGCCAGAACCCGGACCATTTGCGCTGTATGCCATTTTTAAAGTTAAGCAAGAAGCGGCATCGGTATTGCGTCAGTTACAATCTTTACCGGATCTGGTCGAGACACTGAATGCATCTCAGCCCGGTGCTGACCTGTCCCTTTCCATTGCATTCAGTCATTCATTCTGGAAACAATTCGACGCGGCTTTACCGCCTGAGTTGGTGGATTTTACCCCATTAGGTCAGGGGGACATCCATGCGCCAGCGACCGACGTCGATTTTTTGATTCATGTGCACGGTCAGCGGCATGACTTACTGTTTTATATATTACGCCAACTGATGAATGGCATATCTGAATGGGTGGATATTATTGATGAAACTTACGGATATCGTTATCTCGATGCGCGAGATATGACAGGGTTTATTGATGGCACTGAAAATCCGAAAGATCAACGACGTCAGGAAGTTGCACTTATCCACGATGGTGAATTTGCCGGTGGTAGTTATGTGATGATGCAGCGATTTGTTCACCAGTTACCGGCATGGGAAAGATTGAACATTGCCGCTCAGGAAAAAGTGATCGGCAGAACGAAAGACGATTCAGTTGAATTAGATGATGTGCCGGCTGCATCTCATGTCGGGCGTGTTGATTTGAAAGAGAATGGTCAAGGGTTGAAAATCCTCAGACATAGCTTGCCATATGGGACAGTGAGTGGTGATCATGGCTTACTTTTCATCGCATATTGCCAGACTTTGCATAACTTCCAGGTGATGTTAGAGAGTATGTATGGCGAGCGTGATGGTAAAACGGATCAAATGCTCCGGTTTACGCAAGCGGTGACCGGGGCTTACTTATTTGCCCCCTCAGCAGCAATGCTACAGTCACTGAGCATGCGATAA
- a CDS encoding ABC transporter ATP-binding protein, which produces MSEFVIETKGLCKRFEHVSALDNINLSIRRGEFVAIMGASGSGKTTLMNILSCLDTATEGQVILDGHHAASLDEDGRRAFRAEKIGLLFQQFHLIPYLTALENVMLAQHYHSVTDIDAAKKVLAEVGLEDRINHLPSQLSGGEQQRVCIARALVNECPILFADEPTGNLDEANERIVLEIFQRLHQQNRTIIMVTHNPDLGRYTDRIIRLQHGKYMGEELINGH; this is translated from the coding sequence GTGTCTGAATTTGTCATTGAAACCAAAGGGCTGTGTAAGCGTTTTGAACATGTAAGTGCGCTGGATAATATCAACCTTTCCATCCGTCGGGGAGAATTTGTGGCGATTATGGGGGCATCCGGTTCGGGTAAAACCACCTTGATGAATATCCTGAGCTGTCTTGATACCGCGACGGAAGGACAGGTCATTCTCGATGGACATCATGCCGCGAGTCTTGATGAAGATGGCCGGCGGGCATTCCGGGCAGAAAAAATTGGCTTGTTGTTCCAGCAGTTCCATTTGATTCCCTATTTGACGGCGTTGGAAAATGTGATGTTGGCTCAGCACTACCATAGTGTCACGGATATCGATGCTGCAAAAAAAGTGCTGGCAGAGGTTGGTCTTGAAGATCGTATCAATCATTTACCCAGTCAGTTATCGGGAGGGGAGCAGCAGCGGGTCTGTATTGCCCGGGCATTGGTCAATGAATGCCCGATATTATTCGCCGATGAGCCGACCGGTAATTTGGATGAAGCGAATGAGCGGATTGTTTTGGAGATTTTCCAGCGTCTGCATCAACAGAACCGAACCATTATTATGGTGACGCATAACCCGGATTTAGGCCGTTATACTGACCGGATCATTCGTTTGCAACACGGCAAATACATGGGTGAGGAATTGATCAATGGTCATTAA
- a CDS encoding TlpA family protein disulfide reductase, protein MVIKRIGLSILVVALAALSGCKEQTLAVGAPAPDLAVMDAHEQQMTLQQVHGKPVVVEFWSSTCGACLVMMKAWQKYADAHPDKLQFIGVGIDPHPESLAAFAEQLGVTLPLGLDQLGITQERYQVIATPTTFFIDRHGVLKMIHLGYSSGMDLDHYVNLIQE, encoded by the coding sequence ATGGTCATTAAGCGAATTGGCCTCAGTATACTGGTGGTAGCGCTTGCGGCGCTCAGTGGTTGTAAAGAGCAGACGTTGGCTGTTGGCGCGCCAGCCCCGGATTTAGCAGTGATGGATGCGCATGAGCAGCAGATGACGTTGCAACAGGTTCACGGTAAACCGGTCGTTGTTGAGTTTTGGTCATCAACATGTGGGGCTTGTCTGGTGATGATGAAAGCGTGGCAAAAATATGCAGATGCGCACCCCGATAAACTGCAGTTTATTGGCGTCGGGATTGATCCTCACCCTGAAAGCCTTGCTGCTTTTGCTGAGCAATTAGGCGTTACGCTGCCGCTTGGGCTCGATCAGCTTGGGATTACTCAGGAACGTTATCAGGTGATAGCCACCCCCACGACTTTTTTTATTGATCGCCACGGTGTTCTGAAGATGATTCATCTGGGGTACTCATCCGGAATGGATCTCGATCATTACGTCAATTTGATTCAGGAATAG
- a CDS encoding FMN-binding protein, with amino-acid sequence MKYQALLSLFMLPGIMLLGGCFDHENHAESVPQASVTSPSKAQHNKVIHRDERRALLDVAGLGMVHDSTANLIKTYFHPVLLNMENHTLTDEPDAIARYRDSVKHHTLVRQTLDAKQNLAHLASRDQWAMVYIVDGDDLGETGSVAKRGAGQEPSKSLGKQLIVPLEGQGYLSMLKGYLSLDLKTLSIHRIRFYEQGETPALGGKIMTNEQWLAQFQGKQVLADGQARFRVVAPHDSKQDRFTVDGLTGATNTSHSVENIINYWLGPDGYYFALTLLQQRYL; translated from the coding sequence ATGAAATATCAAGCTTTACTCTCATTGTTCATGCTACCGGGGATCATGCTCCTTGGTGGTTGTTTTGATCATGAAAATCATGCCGAATCCGTGCCGCAAGCGTCCGTCACATCCCCGTCGAAAGCACAGCACAACAAAGTCATTCATCGTGATGAGAGACGGGCATTGCTGGATGTCGCCGGCCTCGGTATGGTTCACGATAGTACGGCGAATCTGATCAAGACATACTTTCACCCCGTATTACTGAATATGGAAAATCACACGCTGACGGATGAACCGGACGCAATTGCGCGTTATCGGGACAGTGTTAAGCACCACACGCTGGTCCGGCAGACGTTGGATGCCAAACAAAATCTAGCGCATTTGGCGAGTCGTGACCAATGGGCGATGGTGTATATCGTCGATGGTGATGATTTAGGCGAGACTGGTTCAGTCGCAAAGAGGGGGGCCGGACAAGAGCCCTCAAAAAGTCTGGGGAAACAGTTGATTGTGCCGCTCGAAGGTCAGGGATATTTGTCGATGTTGAAAGGTTATCTCTCCTTAGACCTTAAAACGCTATCGATTCATCGGATCCGCTTTTATGAGCAGGGAGAGACCCCAGCGCTAGGGGGCAAGATTATGACAAATGAACAGTGGCTTGCCCAGTTTCAAGGTAAACAGGTGCTCGCTGATGGTCAGGCTAGATTCCGCGTGGTTGCTCCCCATGACAGCAAGCAAGACCGTTTTACCGTTGATGGCCTGACTGGCGCGACCAATACCAGTCATAGCGTTGAAAATATTATCAATTACTGGCTGGGCCCGGATGGTTACTATTTTGCATTGACGTTACTACAGCAGCGCTATTTGTAA
- a CDS encoding copper chaperone PCu(A)C, protein MNFSWCRMGLIVMLMSVASVGFAATSAENIEVGKAEIFMPQPNASATGSKMTIYNRSDKPLVIREVTGPRFKQIMLHGTTYKSGQREMYPVDQITVAAHQKQALTPNTSHIMLMGFTRPLQTGEFVSLILHTNQGLVRVIARVVPMSIR, encoded by the coding sequence ATGAATTTTTCATGGTGCCGTATGGGGCTGATTGTCATGCTCATGTCGGTCGCTAGTGTGGGATTTGCAGCAACCTCAGCCGAGAATATCGAAGTCGGCAAAGCGGAAATATTTATGCCGCAACCCAATGCCAGTGCCACTGGGTCAAAAATGACGATTTATAACCGTTCGGATAAGCCGCTCGTTATTCGTGAAGTCACCGGCCCGCGCTTTAAACAGATCATGTTGCATGGCACAACCTATAAAAGCGGGCAGCGTGAGATGTATCCGGTCGATCAGATTACGGTTGCCGCACACCAGAAACAGGCGTTAACGCCGAATACCTCACATATTATGCTGATGGGATTCACCCGGCCGCTACAAACGGGGGAGTTTGTGAGTCTGATACTGCATACCAATCAAGGCTTGGTGAGGGTTATCGCAAGGGTTGTACCGATGTCGATTCGTTAA
- the fliD gene encoding flagellar filament capping protein FliD, producing MSLGPLGMNSGMDINSMVRKIVDSERVPKQQRIDSQRTQNNASISAYGRLRESLDTMKALMADFRQEKAFALRKVDTTNENVVSATATTDAIAGRYAIDVLQLAQSHKVASNVFAEDEKFGPGKLHISLGNRRFTVDIQSDSRLKDVVNGINAAKGNPGVRASVINDIDGPRLIIASNQSGQENKIQIGADAPNGSSLKKLEYKTLEQRVKDLEKARSQAQQLITPLTPEQQKIAGKVAEKLETAARAVDQSVADEIRQAAEKVQPDTSATSELSDTAASAAAEAAKKAQDYVRPEDRIPGWSETASGTLLDSYQEPQPELDQSAIEKSSDVPGWSNTASGTLYDSYVTPKEAQDKLQKKLAQEEADIEAAVRSGQMTPEEAKAQERAKLSPEERAYIEKVEKVQSELQAAQNAFDAYQGMSEVQSAQDAKVMLDGVATLSSNNNIIENAIDGVDLKVKGKTKANQPPAEIDIEYDRDTVKDDIHKFVNAYNQFYQLSKELSNVDPKTGQAGPLAGDSVVRNADSRLKRVFSSQIKQAPENLKTLTEFGITTTRQGTLEINEDMLTRQLNNNFNKLGEFFGGRDGFAKRVEDAIQGMTGVTGSLRTREKSMVEQNRRLDGDQEALDRRMNTLEQRTHDKFLAMQDATSKMQSQLSGMMNALGSSNG from the coding sequence ATGAGTCTGGGCCCGTTAGGGATGAATTCTGGCATGGATATTAATTCCATGGTTCGTAAGATTGTCGATTCGGAGCGTGTTCCCAAGCAGCAACGGATCGATAGTCAGCGGACACAAAATAATGCCAGTATTAGTGCCTACGGCCGACTCAGAGAGTCGTTGGATACAATGAAAGCGCTGATGGCAGATTTTCGCCAAGAAAAAGCGTTTGCATTGCGAAAAGTTGATACGACCAATGAAAATGTCGTTTCAGCGACAGCGACAACGGATGCCATCGCAGGAAGATACGCTATCGATGTGTTGCAGCTTGCCCAAAGCCATAAAGTTGCATCTAACGTTTTTGCGGAAGATGAAAAATTTGGGCCGGGTAAGCTGCATATTTCACTCGGCAACCGTCGTTTTACCGTTGATATTCAATCAGATTCGCGCCTAAAAGATGTCGTCAACGGCATCAATGCTGCGAAGGGCAATCCAGGGGTTCGTGCCTCTGTGATTAATGATATCGACGGTCCTCGTCTCATCATTGCTTCAAACCAATCCGGTCAAGAGAACAAAATTCAGATAGGTGCAGATGCGCCCAATGGTAGTAGCTTAAAAAAACTGGAATATAAAACGCTGGAGCAACGTGTTAAAGATTTAGAAAAAGCACGTTCCCAGGCGCAACAACTCATTACACCGCTCACACCAGAGCAGCAAAAAATTGCAGGGAAAGTTGCAGAAAAATTAGAAACGGCAGCCCGAGCCGTTGATCAGTCTGTCGCGGATGAGATCCGCCAGGCTGCTGAAAAAGTACAACCCGACACTTCTGCAACGAGCGAGTTATCTGACACTGCTGCCAGTGCAGCCGCAGAGGCCGCGAAAAAAGCGCAAGATTATGTCCGTCCTGAAGATCGCATTCCCGGATGGTCGGAAACCGCATCCGGGACATTATTAGACTCTTATCAGGAGCCGCAACCGGAACTGGATCAAAGTGCGATTGAGAAGTCTTCCGATGTGCCCGGATGGTCAAACACCGCATCAGGGACATTATATGATTCGTATGTAACGCCTAAAGAAGCTCAAGATAAACTGCAGAAAAAGTTAGCGCAGGAAGAAGCGGATATCGAGGCAGCCGTTCGCTCTGGTCAAATGACGCCAGAGGAAGCGAAAGCACAGGAACGCGCAAAATTATCGCCAGAAGAGCGGGCTTACATCGAAAAAGTAGAAAAAGTACAATCTGAACTGCAAGCTGCTCAGAACGCGTTTGATGCCTATCAAGGGATGTCAGAAGTTCAGTCTGCCCAGGATGCCAAAGTTATGTTGGATGGGGTTGCGACGCTGTCGAGCAATAACAACATTATTGAGAATGCGATTGATGGTGTTGATTTAAAGGTCAAAGGAAAGACCAAGGCCAACCAGCCACCGGCAGAAATTGACATTGAGTATGACCGGGATACGGTCAAAGATGATATTCACAAATTCGTCAATGCATACAATCAGTTTTACCAGTTGTCGAAAGAGCTATCAAATGTGGATCCAAAGACAGGACAAGCCGGTCCTCTCGCTGGGGACAGTGTTGTCCGTAATGCAGACTCTCGGTTGAAACGGGTTTTTTCTTCTCAGATCAAACAAGCGCCTGAAAATTTGAAAACACTCACGGAGTTTGGCATTACAACGACCCGGCAAGGCACATTGGAAATTAACGAAGATATGCTGACCCGACAACTGAACAACAATTTTAATAAGCTCGGTGAGTTTTTTGGTGGCCGAGATGGCTTTGCCAAAAGAGTTGAAGATGCGATTCAAGGGATGACGGGTGTCACGGGGTCTTTGCGTACTCGAGAAAAGAGTATGGTTGAACAGAATCGTCGTTTGGACGGTGACCAAGAGGCACTGGATCGCCGGATGAATACATTAGAACAGCGAACTCATGATAAATTTCTGGCGATGCAGGATGCCACAAGTAAGATGCAAAGCCAGTTGTCAGGGATGATGAACGCATTAGGTTCGTCAAATGGATGA
- a CDS encoding flagellin, with product MPISVNTNISGMTAQRYLNNAADSAQKSMERLSSGYRINSAKDDAAGLQISNRLTSQSRGLDMAVRNANDGISIAQTAEGAMNETTSILQRMRDLSLQSSNGSNSSSERSAIQEEVSALNDELNRIAETTSFGGNKLLNGTFGSKSFQIGADSGEAVSLTMGNMRTDTQSMGGRAYVAQEGKASDWTVSNATDLTLSYTNKDGDAQELTINAKAGDDLEEVATYINGQNSDIQASVGDDGKLQLFASSQKVTGDVTIGGGLGSEIGFGQGQDMNVQSVDVSTVGGSQLAVAVIDGALKSVDSQRASLGAFQNRFGHAISNLENINENVNASRSRIKDTDYAKETTQMTKSQILQQASTSVLAQAKQAPSAALSLLG from the coding sequence ATGCCAATTAGTGTAAATACCAATATCTCGGGTATGACCGCGCAGCGTTATTTGAATAATGCTGCGGATAGCGCTCAGAAATCAATGGAGCGACTGTCTTCCGGTTATCGGATTAACAGTGCGAAAGATGATGCCGCAGGGTTGCAAATTTCGAACCGCTTAACCTCGCAAAGTCGCGGGTTAGACATGGCGGTTAGAAATGCCAATGATGGTATTTCAATTGCACAAACGGCTGAAGGTGCGATGAATGAGACAACATCTATCTTACAGCGAATGCGGGATCTGTCTCTGCAATCTTCCAATGGCTCCAACTCGAGTTCGGAGCGTAGTGCGATTCAGGAAGAGGTTTCAGCATTAAATGATGAGCTGAATCGGATTGCTGAAACGACATCGTTCGGGGGAAATAAACTCCTCAATGGGACGTTTGGTAGTAAATCTTTCCAGATCGGTGCTGATTCTGGTGAAGCCGTATCTTTGACGATGGGGAACATGCGTACCGATACGCAAAGTATGGGTGGTCGAGCCTATGTTGCGCAAGAAGGAAAAGCATCAGACTGGACGGTCTCTAACGCAACCGATCTTACCTTGAGTTATACTAACAAAGATGGTGACGCTCAAGAGTTGACGATTAATGCCAAAGCTGGCGATGATCTGGAAGAGGTAGCGACTTACATTAATGGGCAGAATAGTGATATTCAGGCTTCTGTTGGAGACGATGGCAAATTACAGCTATTTGCTTCTTCACAAAAAGTAACTGGCGATGTCACCATTGGTGGTGGACTGGGATCTGAAATCGGTTTCGGTCAAGGTCAGGATATGAACGTTCAAAGTGTCGATGTCTCAACTGTTGGGGGGTCTCAACTGGCGGTGGCCGTGATTGACGGTGCGCTGAAATCGGTTGATAGTCAGCGGGCTTCTTTAGGGGCTTTCCAAAACCGCTTCGGACATGCAATCAGTAACCTTGAAAATATTAACGAAAACGTGAATGCATCACGGAGTCGCATTAAGGATACTGACTATGCCAAAGAAACAACGCAGATGACCAAGTCTCAAATTCTGCAACAAGCAAGTACCTCGGTACTGGCGCAGGCGAAGCAGGCTCCATCTGCAGCTCTTAGTCTATTGGGGTAA
- the flaG gene encoding flagellar protein FlaG: MEVSSYTSNIQPYGSQNGTKIASENDSSSARSVSVNNDAERMDKLAEEMKERQADSAQTVEKLSKERKRINEEQRAKVMEQMHEFVSSLNKGLSFRVDEVSGRDVVTIYEADTGDVIRQIPEEEILVVLRRLARDQDHRSGLLMTKV; this comes from the coding sequence ATGGAAGTTTCATCCTACACATCGAACATCCAGCCTTACGGCTCACAAAATGGCACTAAAATTGCTTCAGAGAATGACAGTAGTAGTGCAAGAAGTGTTTCTGTGAATAACGATGCAGAACGAATGGACAAACTTGCCGAAGAGATGAAAGAGCGGCAAGCGGATTCCGCTCAGACAGTCGAAAAACTGTCAAAAGAGCGGAAGCGAATTAACGAAGAACAGCGAGCCAAAGTGATGGAGCAGATGCATGAATTTGTCTCTTCACTCAATAAAGGATTGTCGTTTCGAGTTGATGAAGTGTCCGGACGAGATGTGGTGACGATTTATGAAGCCGACACAGGTGATGTAATTCGTCAGATTCCGGAAGAAGAGATACTTGTTGTCTTGCGACGCTTGGCCAGAGATCAAGATCATCGATCTGGTCTTTTGATGACCAAAGTGTAA
- a CDS encoding flagellin has translation MAVNVNTNVSAMTAQRYLNSATQAQNTSMERLSSGFKINSAKDDAAGLQISNRLNVQSRGLDVAVRNANDGISIAQTAEGAMNETTNILQRMRDLSLQSSNGSNSKSERVAIQEEVTALNDELNRIAETTSFGGNKLLNGTFQTKSFQIGADNGEAVMLNLRDMRSDNKQMGGTSYTAENGKDKNWTVQAGQNDLQINLIDKDGQEQNIAISAKAGDDIEELATYINGQTDAIKASVDQDGKLQIFAGNNKVDGDVTFGGALAGELGIGEGKDVTVDTIDVTSVGGAQQSVAIIDSALKYVDSHRAELGAFQNRFNHAISNLDNINENVNASKSRIKDTDFAKETTALTKAQILGQASSSILAQAKQAPNSALSLLG, from the coding sequence ATGGCAGTGAATGTAAACACAAACGTATCAGCAATGACCGCACAACGTTACCTGAATTCAGCAACACAAGCTCAGAATACATCAATGGAACGTTTATCATCAGGCTTTAAAATCAATAGCGCGAAAGATGATGCTGCGGGTTTGCAAATTTCTAATCGCTTGAATGTACAAAGCCGTGGCTTAGATGTCGCTGTTCGCAACGCGAATGATGGTATCTCTATTGCGCAAACCGCTGAAGGGGCAATGAACGAAACCACTAACATTCTGCAACGGATGCGAGACTTGTCACTCCAGTCTTCGAATGGTTCAAACTCTAAATCAGAGCGAGTTGCGATTCAAGAAGAAGTGACAGCATTGAATGATGAATTGAATCGGATTGCGGAAACAACCTCTTTTGGTGGTAATAAGCTTTTAAACGGCACTTTCCAAACTAAATCCTTCCAGATTGGTGCTGATAATGGTGAAGCGGTTATGCTGAACCTGAGAGATATGCGCAGCGATAATAAACAGATGGGTGGTACCAGTTATACCGCGGAAAACGGTAAGGACAAAAACTGGACCGTTCAGGCCGGGCAGAATGATCTTCAGATCAATCTGATAGACAAAGACGGGCAAGAGCAAAACATCGCTATCTCTGCTAAAGCGGGTGATGATATTGAAGAACTTGCAACCTACATCAATGGTCAGACCGATGCGATTAAAGCGTCAGTCGATCAAGATGGCAAACTACAAATCTTTGCCGGTAATAATAAAGTGGATGGTGACGTTACATTTGGCGGTGCATTAGCGGGCGAGTTAGGCATTGGCGAAGGTAAAGATGTAACCGTCGATACCATTGATGTGACTTCGGTCGGCGGTGCACAACAGTCAGTTGCTATCATTGACTCAGCATTAAAATATGTTGATAGCCACCGTGCTGAACTGGGTGCATTCCAGAACCGATTTAACCATGCAATCAGTAACTTGGATAACATCAATGAGAATGTCAATGCATCGAAGAGTCGAATCAAAGATACCGACTTTGCGAAAGAAACAACTGCATTGACCAAAGCTCAGATTCTGGGTCAGGCATCAAGTTCGATTCTGGCACAGGCCAAACAAGCGCCAAACTCAGCATTGAGTCTGCTTGGATAA